DNA from Deltaproteobacteria bacterium:
GAAGTACTTCATGCAGTCCCCGGATCAATTCAGCGACGCGCAGGTGCAGCGCTATCTGCTGCATCTGCGCCAGGAGCGCCAGCTCTCCGGCAGCACGTGCAACCAGATCCGCTGTGCGCTGAAGTTCTTCTACGAGGTCACGGTGCGCCGGCCACAGCCGTCGCTGACGGTGCCGCCGATGCGCCAGGCGCAGAAGCTGCCGCAGATTCCTAGCGCGGGCTGGCGCCCGCAACCCAACTGCGGCACGCAAGGTGGAGCGCGACTCCGGGCGCGCTCAGGGGCGGCGGACGGGATCGGCGCGCTGCGCGCGCCCGAACGCGCTCGGAGATCGCGTTCCACCGAGCGCCAGCACGGCCAGGAAAACACGAAATCCTCGCGCGCCGCGACGATTTCCGGAAGTAGTAGCTCAGTCGGGAGGAAGTCGAGCGCATCGTCGGGGCGACGCGCACGCTGCGCGAGCGGGTGTTGCT
Protein-coding regions in this window:
- a CDS encoding phage integrase N-terminal SAM-like domain-containing protein, which translates into the protein MGELRDRMVRDMDVRHFPALQRLPADVSERTVEANVAGVKGLAKYFMQSPDQFSDAQVQRYLLHLRQERQLSGSTCNQIRCALKFFYEVTVRRPQPSLTVPPMRQAQKLPQIPSAGWRPQPNCGTQGGARLRARSGAADGIGALRAPERARRSRSTERQHGQENTKSSRAATISGSSSSVGRKSSASSGRRARCASGCC